GATCCCGTCGGCTGAAGTCCGGAAGTCGTCCGCTGCCCGTGAAGAAGAGAAAGAACCGAAGAGGAATCTGAAATCCCTGCTGGCTTCCCGACAGGCGGATGCCCGAGCACCAGGTAAACTCCGCTCTTCCTTGGAACGGGTGGACACCGCCACTCTCAAATCCATCGCCGTGGAGCAATATACCATCCTGGCAGGGATGACCGAAGGAGGAAAGAAGCGGCAACCCCACCAAGATCTCTACACTGCCGCAGTCGATGAACTGTGGCAACGCCGCGGGATCGCCGCCTTTGAGTGGGCCGATAGCTTGGAACCAAAAGAGCGGGCAACACTGACGAAAAGCCTGCTAAGACGGGCTCTCCAGGAAGACCCTGCGAGTGCCCTGCCGTGGATGAACAAGTATCACGCCGAGCACGGGAAATCCGCTACGATCAATGAATTCCTGGCTATCGCGATGAAGGGCGCCGCGGAACGCGGCGTCGACGAGGTTATCCGCGCCTATGGCATGTTTGAAGGTGCCGACCTTTCCAATCCGCTCCGAAATGCGAGCTATCCGGAAGATTTCGACTTCGCCAAGCTTCACGCGAGCTTCAGCGGCAAGCTCGGCCTGAGTGAAGCGGTGTCCCGATGGGCCATGCGTGACCGCGACGCGGCATCAGCGGCGGTGAGGGAGGGCATTCTCCAGGCCGGGAAATACGAACATTATCATTCCGAATCTCTTCACACCCTGATGGCAGCGGCCATGGCTCAGGATGGCGAAATCGCGGGGGTGGAATGGACGGTGGCACAACTCTCCTCCCTCAGTGCCCAACGGAGGAAAGAATACCTTTGGAGCCTGAGCAGACGGAACGATTTCTCCGCGGAGGGGCGTGCCGCCACCATCACCAGCCTCCCCCCAGCCGAGCGCGCCGAATATGTCCTCGGTCTGCTTAAGATCAGCAATGCCCCCTTGTCCTATGAGGCCTTGGACACACTCCCTCGAGCAGAACTCCTGAAGGTGCTGCACAAGGACATCGTGTCCTCAGGAGATAGCACGGAGGACTACTCTGGAACCGGCGGGCTCAGCGACTTGAATCGGATCCGGCAGGAGGTCCAGGAGCGCTACCAACTCACCCCGGGCGAAATTTCCAGCATCCAGGCCGGCAGGTAGGATCCGGCTTTTTGCGACGGAAACGTTGATTTGCAAAGGAAGCTAATTTGTGGAGGATCGCCCGCGGCTATGTCCCGGCCGCCTCGACACCTCTTTCTGGTACCGATCCTCGCTTGCCTCGCGGATCAGGCTTTCGCCACGGCTTTCAGCACGGTCTGGCAGCTTGGCAATGACGACGAGAACCTCTCGCCGTTCTCCCAAGAAAGTTTCGGCCCGAACAATCCCCCGGGGTCTGGGACGGCGAAGGATGATGACTACTACCTCGCCGGAACCTATGCGGGCGTGGGCACGGTGAGCACGGAGAACATCGCGAACTTCGAGCGCGCCATTACCGAGGGCGATGTCCGGAACCGGGTCCATTTCCAGCTCACGGCAGCGCAGGCTGCTGCCACATCCCGCCTGCGCGTCACGGTGGATCTCCGTAGCGGCGGAGCTTGGGTGAACGGGATCGGTTCAATCCCCGGTTTTTCCACCCACCATGTAAGCATCACCTTCAACGGCCAGCCAGTCGGCGTCCGGAACAACATCACATGGGATAGCACCCTGAGCTTCACCCTGCCGGCGTCCGCGGTGAATGCCGTGGCCGGTGCGAATGTGCTGCAGGTCGAGCGGACCGGCGGTGGAACTGGCGGCTACATCGGCTTCGATTACCTGAAACTGGAGGCCGATCCTGATAGCCTCACTGATGCTGATAACGATGGCATGCCGCTGTGGTTCGAGGATGCCTACGGCTTCAGCGATGCCTCGGCCGCGGATGCTGCGCCGGATCCCGATGGCGATGGACTGACCAACGTCCAGGAATTCCAAGCCGGGACGAATCCGACCGATCCGGACAGCGACAACGACGGCTTGTTCGACGGCGCGGAGACCGCCACCAATCCCCTGCTCCATGACACCGATGGCGATGGTATCGCGGATGGAGCGGAAACGACGACGAATCCCGCGCTCGCAGATACCGATGGCGATGGCCATCCGGACAAGATCGAGTTGGAGCAGGGAAGCAATCCGGCTTCCGCGGCTTCGGTCCCTTTTGATTTCCCAGGTGCGATCGGGCTGCAATTCATCCCGGAGTCATTCACCTCCGCGGCCCTGCCCGAGGGTGAGGCTGCCGGCTACTTCCGCTTGCCGAAGTGGAATGTCTCGCCCGGACTTCCCCAGTGGAGGGAATCCGGCACCAGCCTCAGCGGCAGCATGAGCGCTCTGAAGAACCATCGCGGCCAGAGCACCACTGCCAATGCCACGTGGACTTATCACTTTGCCAGCCAGGGCCTGCACAAGGGGCCGGGTGACGAGCGGCTTTTCGCGGGGATGATCCGCAGCGAGAACAACGGGAGCACGGTCACCCCTGCCACGATATCGCTCACCGGTATCCCCTACGCGACCTATGACCTGCTGCTCTATGTCGGCTACGTCTATCCATCGGATCGGGCGAATGGTGCTTATTCCGGTTATGCGCAGCTGAATGGGAATGCCGCGACGCAGCGGCACTTCTACAGCTCGTCCGCCCCGCCCTTCCACGGCTTCACGGAGATAACCGGGACTTCTCAGGCCACGCGGACGCACGGTAATTTCGTTCGTTATCGGGGACTGAGCGGAGCCACCCAGACGGTAAGCGTCACCTCATCGCTGACGACCCCGGTTTGCATCCACGGGATCCAGATCATCGATAGCGGCACGGATACCGATGGCGACGGGATGAAGGATGCGACAGAGATCGAGCATCGCTTCAATCCCTTGGTGGCGGACGCAAGTACGGATGCCGACAACGACGGGATGACCAACCAGGCGGAGCTCTCCGCCGGGTGCGATCCCCACGACCCCGATACCGACAAGGACGGCTTGGCCGATGGCGCGGAGGCCGCACATGGAACTTCACCGCTCGATCCTGATAGCGACAACGACACGCTGACCGATGGCAGCGAGGTCGAGGGAAGACCTTTCACCTCCCTCCCCAACGACGCCGATAGCGACAACGACAACTATTCCGATGCGGTAGAGCGGCTCTACGGATCGAATCCGATGTCGGCTACCAATTTCCCGCCCTCCTGCCCGGTATGGGATGCGGCCACCAACACCTGGCGATGGCGGATCGATAATATCCGGCTGCTTTGGAATCACCCGCAGTCGATGCTCGGCGCCCTGCCGACCGATGAGGCCATGCTCTGCGAGGCCGTCGCCCAGATCGACGCCGGGGGCTGGAGCAAGGAGGTAGGGATCGGCCTGCGCTACATCAACGGAAAGCTGACGCACCGCTTCCGCTGCATCGAAGGCGTCTTCCATGTTGCCGGACAAAACAACTCCGGTTTCTGGGACGGTGATTGGAACGCCGCAACGGACCAGACGAAGAACTATGGCTTCAGCGGATTCGGTGCAGCGGACGATTCGAAGCCGCTGCGGATGGAATTCGCTGCGGTACGCGCGGCGAACGGCAGCAATTCATGGACGCTGAATTTCCTGCTCGCGGACCTCAGCAATCCAAACGCCCCGGTGACACTGGCTTCCAAGACCTGGGCCAACGCCGTCGCAACCGAGGCATCCCTGATGAACGGGACCACGAACTGGACCAATGCCACCGGAGTCGAAGATGCCTTCGACGTTCGGATCGAGCCCGGTGTCACCGCCTTCATCACACCGGACCCGGTGGGCACGCCCGACGGCGATAGCGACGGAATGCCGGATGCCTGGGAAACGGCCCACGGCTTTAACCCCGCGAGTGCCAGCGACGCGTCACAGGATGCGGACAGCGATGGCCTGAGCAATCTTCGCGAGTATCTGGCCGGCACGAATCCCCGCGAAAGCGATAGCGACCACGATGGCGCCAACGACGGGCTGGAACTCGACAACAACGCGAATCCCCTTTCCGCCTCCAGCAAACCGGCGGGCTTCGAGTTCACCGGTAACATCGCGGATCTGGATGGAGACGGGCTTTCCGATGCCTGGATGCTCTGGTCCGGCGCGACCGCTCGCTTGCCGGGCGCGGACGATGATGGCGATGGGATGAGCAATCTGGAAGAAAGCCAGGCAGGGACGGATCCGGATGATGCGGCATCCCACCTCGAGCTCTGGGCCTCACCGACCGGGGATGGCCTCG
This portion of the Luteolibacter luteus genome encodes:
- a CDS encoding DUF1800 domain-containing protein, producing MSRPPRHLFLVPILACLADQAFATAFSTVWQLGNDDENLSPFSQESFGPNNPPGSGTAKDDDYYLAGTYAGVGTVSTENIANFERAITEGDVRNRVHFQLTAAQAAATSRLRVTVDLRSGGAWVNGIGSIPGFSTHHVSITFNGQPVGVRNNITWDSTLSFTLPASAVNAVAGANVLQVERTGGGTGGYIGFDYLKLEADPDSLTDADNDGMPLWFEDAYGFSDASAADAAPDPDGDGLTNVQEFQAGTNPTDPDSDNDGLFDGAETATNPLLHDTDGDGIADGAETTTNPALADTDGDGHPDKIELEQGSNPASAASVPFDFPGAIGLQFIPESFTSAALPEGEAAGYFRLPKWNVSPGLPQWRESGTSLSGSMSALKNHRGQSTTANATWTYHFASQGLHKGPGDERLFAGMIRSENNGSTVTPATISLTGIPYATYDLLLYVGYVYPSDRANGAYSGYAQLNGNAATQRHFYSSSAPPFHGFTEITGTSQATRTHGNFVRYRGLSGATQTVSVTSSLTTPVCIHGIQIIDSGTDTDGDGMKDATEIEHRFNPLVADASTDADNDGMTNQAELSAGCDPHDPDTDKDGLADGAEAAHGTSPLDPDSDNDTLTDGSEVEGRPFTSLPNDADSDNDNYSDAVERLYGSNPMSATNFPPSCPVWDAATNTWRWRIDNIRLLWNHPQSMLGALPTDEAMLCEAVAQIDAGGWSKEVGIGLRYINGKLTHRFRCIEGVFHVAGQNNSGFWDGDWNAATDQTKNYGFSGFGAADDSKPLRMEFAAVRAANGSNSWTLNFLLADLSNPNAPVTLASKTWANAVATEASLMNGTTNWTNATGVEDAFDVRIEPGVTAFITPDPVGTPDGDSDGMPDAWETAHGFNPASASDASQDADSDGLSNLREYLAGTNPRESDSDHDGANDGLELDNNANPLSASSKPAGFEFTGNIADLDGDGLSDAWMLWSGATARLPGADDDGDGMSNLEESQAGTDPDDAASHLELWASPTGDGLALAWTDLPYKAHGVERSNALASWQPVTGLPAPSVSGGLRRITIPSASLNPGADYYRATVNPIDSDGDGVEDWVEAKVLGSSPSSGSSMGQTITRANGQPLSGDAVALIERVQGSAANGGSPGSSSAGTPSAVNASRFLMQSTFGPVPEEIEQVRSLGYQGWIDQQISLPPSYLSPYIQQIKADARGHHIDPTYNYNELDNFIFGNNVTTPFARNAIGAPDQLRQRVAFALSQICVVSRRDANLEEKPEAMANYYDMLTRHALGNYGELLLDVAMHPAMGWYLSHAGNQKADPSIPRYPDENFARELMQLFSIGLWELNPDGSRKLNGHDEPIPTYDNGDITEMARVFTGLYFAAPYGWGGGGWEDEHFTKPMVMYADRHDFGMKRIPGGFVVPARDPSPENGLQDVRDAVDAIFRHPNTPVFVSRQLIQFLITDNPSPAYIQRIQNVFVNDGSGQRGNLAAVVKAILLDPEARSQPMSASYGKLREPVIRTMHLGRLGHLTESHPEFVWWNWQENYYGYTKQEPMNSPSVFNFYTPVYQAPGDIRNGGLVSPGFQIVDTYSAISFPNLMWKYLHEGFNSGWEWRFPMDFLDALLVADNPVSLVDHVNLLVCAGSMTNRTRGIILQQISNTALTPKDRVALALWLAMSSPEGATQR